In Populus trichocarpa isolate Nisqually-1 chromosome 12, P.trichocarpa_v4.1, whole genome shotgun sequence, a genomic segment contains:
- the LOC7496450 gene encoding receptor-like protein 9DC3 has protein sequence MGFTPPCLSQSLFFILFLFHFHSTISSPLSSNYQSLSLLQFKQSFSIDSSASSEYCQYPLPKTESWKEGTDCCLWDGVTCDLKTGHVTGLDLSCSMLYGTLLPNNSLFSLHHLQQLDLSFNDFNTSHISSRFGQFSNLTHLNLSGSDLAGQVPSEISHLSKMVSLDLSWNYDLSLEPLCFDKLVRNLTKLRELHLSWVNMSLVVPDSLMNLSSSLSSLEVLDCGLQGKLPSSMGKFKHLQYLDLGGNNLTSPIPYDFEQLTELVSLDLSGNGYLSLEPISFDKLVRNLTKLRELDLSSVDMSLLVPDSLMNLSSSLSSLKLIDCRLQGKLPSLMGKFKHLQYLRLRGNNLTGSIPCDFEQLIELVSLDLSENFYLSPEPICFDKLVRNLTKLRELNLASVNMSLVAPNSLTNLSSSLSSLSLGKCGLQGKFPGNIFLLPNLEFLYLSNNEGLTGSFPSSNLSNVLFLLGLSNTRISVYLENDLISNLKSLEYMSLRNCNIIRSDLALLGNLTQLTYLDLSSNNFIGEIPSSIGNNTFSNLKYLLLFDNLFNGTIPSFLFALPSLQFLNLHNNNLIGNISEFQHHSLVNLDLSSNHLHGTIPSSIFKQENLEALILVSNSKLTGEISSSICKLRSLEVLDLSDNSLSGSIPLCLGNFSSKLSVLLEL, from the coding sequence ATGGGGTTTACACCACCGTGCCTCTCtcaatctctctttttcattctgtttctcttccatttccacTCAACAATTTCATCTCCACTCTCCTCGAATTAccaatctctttctctccttcaatTCAAACAATCCTTCTCCATTGATAGTTCTGCTTCATCAGAGTACTGTCAATATCCCTTGCCAAAAACAGAGTCATGGAAAGAGGGTACAGACTGCTGCTTGTGGGATGGGGTCACTTGTGACCTGAAAACCGGGCATGTCACTGGACTGGACCTCTCTTGCAGCATGCTTTACGGCACCCTCCTTCCCAataattctctcttctctctccatcATCTTCAACAGCTCGACCTCTCTTTCAATGATTTCAACACCTCCCATATTTCTTCTCGATTTGGCCAGTTCTCCAATCTAACACATCTTAACCTAAGTGGTTCAGATCTTGCAGGCCAAGTTCCGTCAGAAATCTCTCACCTCTCCAAAATGGTTTCACTTGATCTCTCTTGGAACTACGATCTAAGTCTAGAACCACTTTGTTTTGACAAGCTTGTTCGAAACCTAACCAAGCTTAGAGAACTCCATCTGAGTTGGGTAAACATGTCACTAGTTGTTCCTGATTCCTTGATGAATCTGTCTTCTTCTCTGTCATCACTTGAAGTCCTCGACTGTGGATTGCAAGGAAAACTCCCATCCTCAATGGGGAAATTTAAGCACCTCCAGTACTTGGATCTTGGAGGGAACAATCTTACTAGTCCAATTCCATATGATTTTGAGCAACTCACTGAGTTGGTTTCACTTGATCTCTCTGGAAACGGCTATCTAAGTCTAGAACCAATTTCCTTTGACAAGCTTGTTCGAAACCTAACCAAGCTTAGAGAACTCGATCTGAGTTCGGTAGACATGTCACTACTTGTTCCCGATTCCTTGATGAATCTGTCTTCTTCTCTGTCATCACTCAAACTCATTGACTGTAGATTGCAAGGAAAACTCCCATCCTTAATGGGGAAATTTAAGCACCTCCAGTACTTGCGTCTTCGAGGGAACAATCTTACTGGTTCAATTCCATGTGATTTTGAGCAACTCATAGAGTTGGTTTCACTTGATCTCTCTGAAAACTTCTATCTAAGTCCAGAACCAATTTGTTTTGACAAGCTTGTTCGAAACTTAACCAAGCTTAGAGAACTCAATTTGGCTTCTGTAAATATGTCTTTGGTTGCACCTAATTCCTTGACCAATCTGTCCTCTTCTTTGTCATCTCTCTCCCTCGGTAAGTGTGGATTGCAGGGGAAATTCCCGGGTAACATCTTTCTCCTCCCAAACCTTGAATTTCTCTATTTGTCAAACAACGAAGGCCTTACTGGCTCTTTTCCTTCGTCCAATTTGAGTAATGTCCTCTTTCTGTTGGGTCTTTCTAATACAagaatttcagtttatttagaAAACGACTTAATCAGTAATCTAAAGTCATTAGAATATATGTCTCTTCGTAATTGTAACATTATAAGGTCAGATCTGGCTCTGCTTGGTAATCTCACACAGCTCACCTATTTAGATCTCTCAAGTAACAATTTTATAGGTGAGATCCCATCATCAATTGGAAACAATaccttttcaaatttaaaatatctattattatttgataacttGTTCAATGGAACAATACCATCCTTTTTGTTTGCTCTTCCCTCTTTACAATTTCTTAACCTTCATAACAATAATCTCATAGGCAATATAAGTGAATTCCAACACCATTCATTGGTAAACCTTGATTTGAGCAGTAACCACTTGCATGGTACAATCCcaagttcaattttcaaacaagagAACTTGGAAGCCCTCATTCTTGTGTCCAATAGTAAATTGACAGGTgagatttcttcttctatttgcaaGCTGAGATCCCTTGAGGTCCTAGACTTGTCCGACAACAGCTTGAGTGGTTCTATACCATTATGTTTGGGGAACTTCAGCAGCAAGCTCTCAGTATTGTTAGAATTATGA